A window from Streptomyces sp. NBC_00335 encodes these proteins:
- a CDS encoding DUF7059 domain-containing protein encodes MSTTSLPPGLPARLPSSARAAELRAALLAAGFTADGLLDLLGAPAYAALARSETVPALRATRSHGDGPLASLTRLFLLRQPVPYVHAAGALPVDAALADGWLRREGDEVHATVDVRPYGGPDGEDWFIVSDLGCAVGGAGGIGSREEGVVLGVGGASTTLAGITVRTPVGSALDVGTGSGIQALHAAQHATRVTATDVNPRALEFTRLTLALSGAPEAELLAGSLFEPVGAATYDLIVSNPPFVISPGARLTYRDGGMGGDDLCRTLVQEAGARLNPGGFAQFLGNWQHVDGEDWHDRVRAWVPRGCDAWIVQRDVQDVTQYAELWLRDAGDHRTDPAEYEQRYEDWLDEFEARKTKAVGFGWITLRRSDAAEPSVVVEEWPHSVEQPLGDAVLEHFARQDYLRDHDDAALLAGYFRLTAEVVQEQVGAPGAEDPEHVVLRQNRGMRRATKVDTVGAGFAGVCDGSLSAGRILDAIAQLVEEDPVVLRDRTPEAIRMLVEQGFLEPLTGADAGAEAGAEAPGE; translated from the coding sequence GTGAGTACCACCAGCCTTCCCCCCGGTCTGCCCGCCCGCCTCCCCTCGTCGGCCCGCGCGGCCGAGCTGCGCGCCGCGTTGCTCGCCGCGGGCTTCACCGCCGACGGGCTGCTCGATCTGCTCGGCGCCCCGGCGTACGCCGCGCTGGCCCGCAGCGAGACGGTCCCCGCCCTGCGCGCCACGCGGAGCCACGGCGACGGGCCGCTCGCCAGCCTGACCCGGCTGTTCCTGCTGCGGCAGCCGGTGCCGTACGTACATGCCGCGGGCGCCCTGCCCGTGGACGCGGCGCTGGCCGACGGCTGGCTGCGGCGCGAGGGCGATGAGGTGCACGCCACCGTGGACGTGCGCCCGTACGGCGGCCCGGACGGCGAGGACTGGTTCATCGTCTCCGACCTCGGCTGCGCCGTCGGCGGGGCCGGCGGCATCGGCAGCCGCGAGGAGGGCGTGGTCCTCGGTGTCGGCGGCGCCTCCACGACGCTGGCGGGGATCACCGTCCGCACGCCGGTCGGCTCGGCCCTCGACGTCGGCACCGGATCCGGGATCCAGGCGCTGCACGCCGCCCAGCACGCGACCCGGGTCACGGCGACCGATGTCAACCCGCGGGCCCTGGAATTCACCCGGTTGACGCTGGCGCTGTCGGGGGCCCCCGAGGCGGAACTGCTCGCCGGGTCGCTGTTCGAGCCGGTCGGCGCGGCCACGTACGACCTGATCGTGTCGAACCCGCCCTTCGTGATCTCCCCCGGAGCCCGGCTGACGTACCGGGACGGCGGGATGGGCGGCGACGACCTGTGCCGGACCCTGGTCCAGGAGGCCGGAGCCCGGCTCAACCCGGGCGGATTCGCGCAGTTCCTGGGCAACTGGCAGCACGTGGACGGCGAGGACTGGCACGACCGGGTACGGGCCTGGGTGCCGCGCGGCTGCGATGCCTGGATCGTGCAGCGCGACGTGCAGGACGTGACGCAGTACGCGGAGCTGTGGCTGCGCGACGCCGGCGACCACCGGACCGACCCCGCCGAGTACGAACAGCGGTACGAGGACTGGCTGGACGAGTTCGAAGCCCGCAAGACCAAGGCGGTCGGGTTCGGCTGGATCACGCTGCGGCGCAGCGACGCGGCCGAGCCGTCGGTCGTGGTCGAGGAGTGGCCGCACTCGGTGGAGCAGCCGCTCGGGGACGCCGTCCTGGAGCACTTCGCGCGCCAGGACTACCTGCGCGACCACGATGACGCGGCCCTGCTCGCGGGCTACTTCCGGCTGACCGCGGAGGTCGTCCAGGAGCAGGTCGGAGCGCCCGGCGCGGAGGATCCGGAGCACGTCGTGCTCCGGCAGAACCGGGGCATGCGGCGCGCCACCAAGGTCGACACGGTCGGCGCCGGCTTCGCCGGGGTGTGTGACGGATCACTGAGCGCGGGGCGGATTCTGGACGCCATCGCCCAGTTGGTGGAGGAGGACCCGGTGGTTCTGCGGGACCGGACGCCCGAGGCGATCCGGATGCTCGTGGAGCAGGGGTTCCTGGAGCCGTTGACCGGGGCGGACGCGGGCGCGGAAGCCGGAGCGGAAGCCCCCGGGGAGTAG
- the topA gene encoding type I DNA topoisomerase encodes MSPTSETAKGGRRLVIVESPAKAKTIKGYLGPGYVVEASVGHIRDLPSGAAEVPDKYTGEVRRLGVDVEHDFAPIYVVNADKKAQVRKLKELLAESDELFLATDEDREGEAIAWHLQEVLKPKVPVHRMVFHEITKDAIRDAVANPRELNQRMVDAQETRRILDRLYGYEVSPVLWKKVMPKLSAGRVQSVATRMVVEKERERIAFRSAEYWDLTGTFATGRAGDASDPSTLVARLNTVDGKRVAQGRDFGSTGQLKSEVLHLDEANARALAAALTETSFAVRSVESKPYRRSPYAPFRTTTLQQEASRKLGFGAKATMQVAQKLYENGFITYMRTDSTTLSDTAVSAARAQVTQLYGAEYLPEKPRVYAGKVKNAQEAHEAIRPSGDRFRTPAETGLTGDQFRLYELIWKRTVASQMKDAVGNSVTVKIGGRSADGRDAEFSASGKTITFHGFMKAYVEGADDPNAELDDREKRLPQVAEGDALSAEEITVDGHSTKPPARYTEASLVKELEEREIGRPSTYASIIGTILDRGYVFKKGTALVPSFLSFAVVNLLETHFGRLVDYDFTAKMEDDLDRIARGEAQSVPWLKRFYFGAEDATEVVPADGDALGGLKELVTDLGAIDAREISSFPVGEGIVLRVGRYGPYVERGEKDAEGHQRADVPEELAPDELTVEYAEELFAKPSGEFELGKDPISGNEIVAKDGRYGPYVTEILPEGTPKTGKNAVKPRTASLFQSMSLDTVTLEDALRLMSLPRVVGVDAEGAEITAQNGRYGPYLKKGTDSRSLETEDQLFAITLEQALAIYAQPKQRGRAAAKPPLKELGTDPVSEKPVVVKDGRFGPYVTDGETNATLRRDDDVETITPERGYELLAEKRAKGPVKKTAKKAPAKKAPAKKATATKTAAAKKTTTAKKATAAKKTTATVKKTAAKKTAAAAADE; translated from the coding sequence TTGTCCCCGACTAGCGAGACCGCAAAGGGCGGCCGCCGACTCGTCATCGTCGAGTCCCCTGCCAAGGCGAAGACGATCAAGGGCTACCTCGGCCCCGGATACGTCGTCGAGGCGAGCGTCGGGCACATCCGCGACCTCCCCAGCGGCGCGGCCGAGGTTCCCGACAAGTACACGGGCGAGGTCCGTCGCCTCGGTGTGGACGTCGAGCACGACTTCGCGCCGATCTACGTCGTCAACGCCGATAAGAAGGCCCAGGTCAGGAAGCTCAAGGAGCTGCTGGCCGAGTCCGACGAACTCTTCCTCGCCACCGATGAGGACCGCGAGGGCGAAGCCATCGCGTGGCACCTGCAGGAAGTCCTCAAGCCCAAGGTCCCCGTCCACCGGATGGTCTTCCACGAGATCACCAAGGACGCGATCCGCGACGCCGTCGCCAACCCGCGCGAGCTCAACCAGCGCATGGTCGACGCCCAGGAGACCCGCCGCATCCTCGACCGCCTCTACGGCTACGAGGTCTCGCCGGTCCTGTGGAAGAAGGTCATGCCGAAGCTGTCGGCGGGCCGCGTCCAGTCGGTGGCGACCCGCATGGTGGTCGAGAAGGAGCGCGAGCGCATCGCCTTCCGCTCGGCCGAGTACTGGGACCTGACCGGCACCTTCGCCACCGGCCGCGCCGGTGACGCCTCCGACCCCTCCACGCTGGTCGCCCGCCTGAACACGGTGGACGGCAAGCGCGTGGCGCAGGGCCGCGACTTCGGCTCGACCGGGCAGCTCAAGAGCGAGGTGCTGCACCTCGACGAGGCGAACGCACGGGCGCTGGCCGCCGCGCTGACCGAGACCTCGTTCGCCGTCCGGTCCGTCGAGTCCAAGCCGTACCGCCGCTCCCCGTACGCCCCGTTCCGTACGACGACGCTCCAGCAGGAGGCCTCGCGCAAGCTCGGCTTCGGTGCGAAGGCGACGATGCAGGTGGCGCAGAAGCTGTACGAGAACGGCTTCATCACCTACATGCGTACCGACTCCACGACGCTGTCCGACACCGCGGTGTCGGCGGCCCGTGCCCAGGTCACGCAGCTCTACGGGGCCGAGTACCTGCCGGAGAAGCCCCGCGTCTACGCGGGCAAGGTCAAGAACGCGCAGGAGGCGCACGAGGCGATCCGTCCTTCGGGTGATCGTTTCCGCACCCCGGCCGAGACCGGTCTGACCGGCGACCAGTTCCGCCTGTACGAGCTCATCTGGAAGCGCACCGTCGCCTCCCAGATGAAGGACGCGGTCGGCAACTCGGTGACCGTGAAGATCGGCGGACGGTCGGCGGACGGCCGCGACGCCGAGTTCTCGGCGTCCGGCAAGACGATCACCTTCCACGGCTTCATGAAGGCCTACGTCGAGGGCGCGGACGACCCGAACGCCGAGCTCGACGACCGTGAGAAGCGCCTCCCGCAGGTCGCCGAGGGCGACGCGCTGTCGGCCGAGGAGATCACGGTCGACGGCCACTCGACCAAGCCGCCGGCCCGCTACACCGAGGCCTCGCTGGTCAAGGAGCTGGAAGAGCGGGAGATCGGCCGGCCGTCGACGTACGCGTCGATCATCGGCACGATCCTGGACCGCGGGTACGTCTTCAAGAAGGGCACGGCGCTCGTGCCGTCCTTCCTGTCGTTCGCCGTGGTCAACCTGCTGGAGACGCACTTCGGGCGGCTCGTCGACTACGACTTCACCGCCAAGATGGAGGACGACCTCGACCGCATCGCGCGGGGCGAGGCCCAGTCCGTGCCGTGGCTCAAGCGCTTCTACTTCGGCGCGGAGGACGCGACCGAGGTCGTACCGGCCGACGGTGACGCGCTCGGCGGCCTGAAGGAGCTGGTGACCGACCTGGGCGCGATCGACGCCCGGGAGATCTCCTCCTTCCCCGTCGGCGAGGGCATCGTGCTGCGCGTCGGCCGCTACGGGCCGTACGTGGAGCGCGGCGAGAAGGACGCCGAGGGCCACCAGCGGGCGGACGTACCCGAGGAGCTGGCCCCCGACGAGCTGACGGTCGAGTACGCGGAGGAGCTCTTCGCGAAGCCGAGCGGCGAGTTCGAGCTGGGCAAGGACCCGATCAGCGGGAACGAAATCGTCGCGAAGGACGGTCGCTACGGGCCGTACGTGACGGAGATCCTGCCCGAGGGCACGCCGAAGACCGGCAAGAACGCGGTGAAGCCGCGGACGGCCTCGCTGTTCCAGTCGATGAGCCTGGACACGGTCACGCTCGAGGACGCACTGCGTCTGATGTCCCTTCCCCGGGTCGTGGGCGTGGACGCTGAGGGCGCGGAGATCACCGCGCAGAACGGCCGCTACGGCCCGTACCTGAAGAAGGGCACGGACTCGCGGTCGCTGGAGACCGAGGACCAGCTGTTCGCCATCACCCTGGAGCAGGCGCTCGCGATCTACGCGCAGCCCAAGCAGCGGGGGCGCGCGGCCGCGAAGCCGCCGCTGAAGGAGCTGGGCACCGACCCGGTCAGCGAGAAGCCCGTGGTCGTCAAGGACGGCCGGTTCGGCCCGTACGTGACGGACGGAGAGACGAACGCGACGCTGCGGCGGGACGACGACGTCGAGACGATCACGCCGGAGCGTGGGTACGAGCTGCTCGCGGAGAAGCGCGCCAAGGGCCCGGTGAAGAAGACGGCCAAGAAGGCGCCCGCGAAGAAGGCCCCGGCGAAGAAGGCGACGGCGACGAAGACGGCTGCCGCCAAGAAGACGACGACGGCGAAGAAGGCGACGGCGGCGAAGAAGACCACCGCCACCGTCAAGAAGACGGCCGCGAAGAAGACGGCGGCCGCTGCGGCGGACGAGTAG
- a CDS encoding alpha/beta fold hydrolase — translation MDTSRLLRTTGTVIAAAGLLLSGCTSGGSGTPRAAASSGEASEAPSAAPTAVPAALRPYYDQKLSWRECGVPGFDCSTLKVPLDYENPEAGAAGDIDIAVARRKATDPSKRLGSLVVNPGGPGGSGIGYLQAYAGIGYPAPVRAAYDMVSFDPRGVDRSSPVECLNGPAMDKYTQVDQTPDTPAERALLVAAFKEFAAACQTHSQRILPHVSTVDAARDMDVLRAALGDEKLNYVGASYGTFLGATYADLFPGRTGRLVLDGAMDPSRPALELNRDQTEGFETAFRAFAADCAKQTDCPLGKGSPEQIAERLKEFFRKVDAQPVPTSDRARATLGESLATTGVIAALYDENAWPQLREALGAAIDGDDGNGLLALADSYYEREQDGKYANLMSANAAVNCLDQPPAFAAGPEAVEKALPSFEKASPVFGAGLAWASLNCTYWPAKATGTARALHAKGAPPVVVVGTTRDPATPYKWAEALAGQLDSGVLLTYDGDGHTAYGRGSDCIDSAINRYLLEGTAPKDGKRC, via the coding sequence ATGGACACCAGTCGCCTGCTGCGCACCACCGGGACCGTGATCGCCGCCGCGGGGCTACTGCTCTCCGGGTGCACCTCGGGCGGTTCGGGAACACCCCGCGCCGCCGCTTCGTCCGGCGAGGCCTCCGAGGCACCGTCGGCCGCGCCGACCGCCGTCCCGGCCGCGCTGCGCCCGTACTACGACCAGAAGCTGAGCTGGCGCGAGTGCGGTGTGCCCGGCTTCGACTGCAGCACCCTGAAGGTCCCGCTGGACTACGAGAATCCTGAAGCCGGGGCCGCCGGGGACATCGACATCGCGGTGGCCCGCCGCAAGGCCACCGACCCCTCCAAGCGGCTCGGCTCGCTGGTGGTGAACCCGGGCGGCCCGGGCGGCTCCGGCATCGGCTACCTCCAGGCGTACGCGGGCATCGGCTACCCGGCCCCGGTCCGCGCCGCGTACGACATGGTCTCCTTCGACCCGCGCGGCGTGGACCGCAGCAGCCCCGTGGAATGCCTGAACGGCCCGGCCATGGACAAGTACACCCAGGTGGACCAGACGCCGGACACGCCGGCGGAGCGGGCCCTGCTGGTGGCCGCCTTCAAGGAGTTCGCGGCTGCCTGCCAGACGCACTCGCAGCGGATCCTGCCGCACGTGTCGACGGTCGACGCCGCCCGGGACATGGACGTCCTGCGTGCGGCGCTGGGCGACGAGAAGCTGAACTACGTCGGAGCCTCGTACGGCACCTTCCTCGGGGCGACGTACGCCGACCTCTTCCCGGGCCGGACCGGCCGGCTGGTCCTGGACGGGGCGATGGACCCCTCCCGGCCCGCGCTCGAACTGAACCGGGACCAGACGGAGGGCTTCGAGACCGCCTTCCGCGCCTTCGCCGCGGACTGCGCGAAGCAGACCGACTGTCCGCTCGGCAAGGGCAGCCCGGAGCAGATCGCGGAACGCCTGAAGGAGTTCTTCCGCAAGGTCGACGCCCAGCCGGTCCCCACGAGCGACCGGGCGCGCGCCACGCTCGGCGAGTCGCTGGCGACGACCGGGGTGATCGCCGCCCTGTACGACGAGAACGCCTGGCCGCAGCTGCGCGAGGCGCTCGGGGCCGCGATCGACGGCGACGACGGCAACGGGCTGCTGGCCCTCGCCGACAGCTACTACGAGCGCGAGCAGGACGGCAAGTACGCCAACCTCATGTCGGCGAACGCCGCCGTCAACTGCCTCGACCAGCCCCCGGCCTTCGCCGCCGGGCCCGAAGCGGTCGAGAAGGCGCTGCCCTCCTTCGAGAAGGCCTCTCCGGTCTTCGGCGCGGGCCTGGCCTGGGCCTCGCTGAACTGCACGTACTGGCCGGCGAAGGCCACGGGCACGGCCCGGGCCCTGCACGCGAAGGGCGCCCCGCCGGTGGTGGTGGTCGGCACCACCCGCGACCCCGCGACCCCGTACAAGTGGGCCGAGGCGCTGGCCGGCCAGCTCGACTCGGGCGTCCTGCTGACCTACGACGGCGACGGCCACACGGCGTACGGCCGGGGCAGCGACTGCATCGACTCGGCGATCAACCGCTACCTCCTGGAGGGCACGGCTCCGAAGGACGGAAAGAGGTGCTGA
- a CDS encoding small secreted protein translates to MNKKLAAAVSGAAVLMLVLSGCGGDDGDKKTDAWAKKVCDSWQPELTKIEQANADIKRVATESSKPEEVQTTDSAAFGTMSESYKAMGTALTNAGVPPVKDGEKTQAAAVMGFESTSAGYTALKTKMDALDAKDQGKFAEGLKEVAGGLEEATKGGKEALDQLKAGGLDKAMNSQKGCQVTTPSPAQS, encoded by the coding sequence GTGAACAAGAAGCTTGCGGCCGCGGTATCGGGCGCTGCGGTGCTGATGCTCGTCCTGTCCGGCTGCGGCGGGGACGACGGCGACAAGAAGACCGACGCCTGGGCCAAGAAGGTCTGCGACAGCTGGCAGCCAGAGCTCACGAAGATCGAGCAGGCGAACGCCGACATCAAGCGGGTGGCGACCGAGAGCAGTAAGCCCGAGGAGGTCCAGACGACCGACTCGGCGGCCTTCGGGACCATGTCCGAGTCGTACAAGGCGATGGGGACGGCCCTCACGAACGCGGGAGTTCCGCCCGTCAAGGACGGGGAGAAGACCCAGGCCGCCGCGGTCATGGGCTTCGAATCGACGTCGGCGGGCTACACCGCCCTGAAGACGAAGATGGACGCGCTCGACGCCAAGGACCAGGGCAAGTTCGCCGAGGGCCTCAAGGAGGTTGCCGGCGGCCTGGAGGAAGCGACCAAGGGCGGCAAGGAAGCCCTTGACCAGCTCAAGGCGGGCGGGCTGGACAAGGCGATGAACAGTCAGAAGGGCTGCCAGGTGACGACTCCGTCGCCGGCGCAGTCCTAG
- a CDS encoding DNA polymerase III subunit delta' — MPVWDDLVGQERVQTQLAAAAVDADGLVTAIEAGTPPPAASKMTHAWLFTGPPGSGRSTAARAFAAALQCTSPDRALGGEPGCGFCDGCHTTVIGTHADVEIVRTDQLSIGVKDTRALVRRAQLSPAVGRWQVIVLEDADRLTEGAGNVLLKAVEEPAPRTVWLLCAPSLEDVLPTIRSRCRHLSLRTPPVSAVAEVLVRRDGIEPEVAQAAARATQGHIGRARRLATDGAARSRRATVLKLPMRVSDVGDCLKAAQELVDAAAEDAKQVAEEVDTKETEELRAALGAGAGTGGRMPRGTAGVMKELEDRQKRRRTRTQRDSLDLALTDLTGFYRDVLALQLGSSLAIANEEIRQDLDRIARESGPERTLRRIEAIIACRRALDRNVAPLLAVEAMTMSLRAG; from the coding sequence ATGCCCGTATGGGACGACCTGGTGGGACAGGAGCGGGTCCAGACGCAGCTGGCCGCCGCCGCGGTCGACGCCGACGGCCTGGTCACCGCCATCGAGGCGGGGACCCCGCCGCCGGCCGCCTCCAAGATGACGCACGCCTGGCTGTTCACCGGACCGCCCGGCTCCGGGCGGTCCACCGCCGCCCGCGCCTTCGCTGCGGCGCTCCAGTGCACCAGCCCGGACCGCGCCCTCGGCGGCGAGCCGGGCTGCGGATTCTGCGACGGCTGCCACACCACCGTGATCGGCACGCACGCCGACGTGGAGATCGTCCGTACCGATCAGCTGTCCATCGGCGTGAAGGACACCCGGGCGCTGGTGCGCCGGGCGCAGCTCTCCCCGGCCGTCGGACGCTGGCAGGTCATCGTCCTGGAGGACGCCGACCGGCTGACGGAGGGCGCCGGCAACGTGCTGCTCAAGGCCGTGGAGGAGCCCGCTCCGCGGACCGTGTGGCTGCTGTGCGCCCCCTCGCTGGAGGACGTGCTGCCCACCATCCGCTCCCGCTGCCGGCACCTTTCGCTGCGCACCCCACCGGTGTCCGCCGTCGCGGAGGTTCTCGTGCGGCGCGACGGCATCGAGCCGGAGGTGGCGCAGGCCGCGGCCCGCGCGACCCAGGGGCACATCGGCCGGGCTCGCCGGCTCGCCACCGACGGGGCGGCCCGCTCGCGGCGCGCCACCGTACTGAAGCTGCCGATGCGCGTGAGCGACGTGGGCGACTGCCTGAAGGCGGCGCAGGAGCTGGTGGACGCCGCCGCCGAGGACGCCAAGCAGGTCGCGGAAGAGGTCGACACCAAGGAGACCGAGGAGCTGCGGGCCGCGCTCGGCGCCGGAGCGGGGACGGGCGGGCGGATGCCGCGCGGTACGGCGGGCGTGATGAAGGAGCTGGAGGACCGGCAGAAGCGCCGGCGCACGCGCACGCAGCGCGACAGCCTCGACCTGGCGCTGACCGACCTCACCGGCTTCTACCGGGACGTGCTGGCCCTCCAGCTCGGCTCCTCGCTGGCCATCGCGAACGAGGAAATACGACAGGACCTGGACCGGATCGCCCGGGAGTCGGGCCCCGAGCGCACGCTGCGGCGCATCGAGGCGATCATCGCGTGCCGGCGGGCGCTGGACCGCAACGTCGCCCCGCTGCTCGCGGTCGAGGCGATGACGATGTCGCTGCGCGCGGGCTGA
- the tmk gene encoding dTMP kinase: protein MTRAEQPTVVTATTDTAPTYDEALAADSRERAVRALLRTPGLRRLWSAQLVSGIGDALALLVLVLLVFQTAVEQEPFGGGYTGWALAVAAVFGVRVLSTVLFGAVLLGPLAKLTAPGGKLDRRWTMIGADGLRLGLFVVAPLWLDWIGPHALIALLATVFVSGAAERLWGLARDSAAPGLLPTPPPEGATVRPLPDHLDALRRLNLRTAFAAMPVAAAALLAATLIGNALGLGIGWFAENQAALGSYVASGLFAASVSLLLPLVLPGTKTPRPRSPLEGLRAPKAGDRPEKGRTGAIPLLVLVCAAVAGAVASAAAVAVLHATDLGGGAAAFALFVLALLGGTALGIRATQAGKVLPALSRRRLLALAVGVAGLALLLTGLVPDTSTVVFLSLLAGTAAGVAANTGHTLLDQETEEFRRARVTEHLQAVVRVSVAVGAVAAPLLAALIGPHRLAAGEVVFAHGGAAFTLMLVGALLLPVAVIVLAKADDRAGVPLRRDLREALRGGEPVQAASDAGFFIALEGGDGAGKSTQVEAMADWIRAKGHEVVVTREPGATPVGKRLRSILLDVSSAGLSNRAEALLYAADRAEHVDTVVRPALERGAVVITDRYIDSSVAYQGAGRDLSPTEIARISRWATSGLVPNLTVLLDVSPETARERFTEAPDRLESEPAEFHQRVRAGFLTLAAADPGRYLVVDAGQDPESVSTVVRHRLDRMLPLSEAEVAAQAEARRLAIEEAKRKAEEEAARKAEEARLLAEEEARKAREAEEARIAAEAEAARKEREERLRAEEEARARAEAERLRLEAEEKARAVEAERLRKQAEEEARLHAEAEERRLEKQRRAEEALLKAEEARRLAEASAAEAAAKSAAAAAAAASAAAAAPAAAAAAPAAPAAPAAAPAASGASAPKADLRKDPRHDEAVTIETPVVRRVVQPDDVTQTVPVPKADPAAGPADETAVLPPVRATGPADETAVLPPVRPTGADEAAATRPAAPRGSYSASRPTAQRPEENPADRVPPGIFRDSGNDATRELPLPAEDGRPRRPRSDWAEETPLDDLPTLADELLGRRRDDEDEQGRGPRRR from the coding sequence ATGACGCGAGCCGAGCAGCCAACGGTCGTGACCGCCACCACCGACACCGCCCCCACCTACGACGAAGCCCTCGCCGCGGACTCCCGCGAGCGGGCGGTGCGCGCCCTGCTGCGCACCCCCGGGCTGCGCCGTCTGTGGAGCGCGCAGTTGGTGAGCGGCATCGGCGATGCCCTCGCCCTGCTGGTCCTGGTGCTGCTGGTCTTCCAGACGGCCGTGGAGCAGGAGCCCTTCGGCGGTGGTTACACCGGCTGGGCCCTCGCCGTCGCCGCCGTCTTCGGTGTCCGCGTGCTCTCCACCGTCCTCTTCGGCGCGGTCCTCCTCGGCCCCCTGGCCAAGCTCACCGCCCCCGGCGGCAAGCTGGACCGCCGCTGGACGATGATCGGCGCCGACGGGCTGCGGCTCGGCCTCTTCGTCGTGGCCCCGCTGTGGCTCGACTGGATCGGCCCGCACGCGCTGATCGCCCTGCTCGCCACCGTCTTCGTCTCCGGCGCCGCGGAGCGGCTGTGGGGGCTGGCCAGGGACAGCGCCGCGCCCGGCCTGCTGCCGACGCCGCCGCCCGAGGGCGCGACCGTACGGCCGCTGCCCGACCACCTCGACGCACTGCGCCGGCTGAACCTGCGCACCGCCTTCGCGGCCATGCCGGTCGCCGCAGCCGCGCTGCTCGCCGCGACCCTGATCGGCAATGCACTCGGCCTCGGCATCGGCTGGTTCGCCGAGAACCAGGCGGCCCTGGGCTCGTACGTGGCCTCCGGCCTCTTCGCGGCGTCCGTATCGCTGCTGCTCCCGCTGGTGCTGCCCGGCACGAAGACCCCGCGTCCGCGCTCCCCGCTGGAGGGCCTGCGCGCCCCCAAGGCGGGGGACCGGCCGGAGAAGGGGCGTACGGGGGCCATCCCGCTGCTCGTCCTCGTCTGCGCAGCCGTCGCGGGAGCCGTCGCCTCCGCCGCCGCCGTTGCCGTCCTGCACGCCACCGACCTGGGGGGCGGAGCGGCCGCGTTCGCGCTGTTCGTACTGGCCCTGCTCGGCGGCACCGCTCTGGGCATCCGCGCCACCCAGGCCGGCAAGGTCCTCCCCGCCCTGTCCCGGCGCCGCCTGCTGGCCCTGGCCGTCGGCGTGGCCGGGCTGGCGCTGCTGCTGACCGGGCTGGTGCCGGACACCTCGACGGTGGTGTTCCTCTCGCTGCTCGCCGGCACCGCCGCGGGCGTCGCCGCGAACACCGGGCACACGCTGCTCGACCAGGAGACCGAGGAGTTCCGCAGGGCCCGGGTCACCGAGCACCTGCAGGCCGTCGTCCGGGTCTCCGTGGCCGTCGGCGCCGTGGCCGCCCCGCTGCTGGCCGCCCTGATCGGACCGCACCGGCTGGCCGCCGGCGAGGTCGTCTTCGCGCACGGCGGCGCGGCCTTCACGCTGATGCTGGTCGGCGCCCTGCTGCTGCCGGTCGCCGTCATCGTCCTGGCCAAGGCCGACGACCGCGCCGGCGTACCGCTGCGCCGCGACCTGCGCGAGGCGCTGCGCGGCGGGGAGCCGGTCCAGGCCGCGTCCGACGCAGGGTTCTTCATCGCCCTGGAAGGCGGCGACGGCGCCGGCAAGTCCACCCAGGTGGAGGCGATGGCCGACTGGATACGGGCCAAGGGTCACGAGGTCGTCGTCACGCGCGAGCCCGGGGCCACCCCGGTCGGCAAGCGGCTGCGATCGATCCTGCTCGACGTGTCCTCCGCGGGCCTGTCGAACCGCGCCGAGGCCCTGCTGTACGCGGCCGACCGCGCCGAGCACGTGGACACCGTCGTACGCCCCGCCCTGGAGCGCGGCGCGGTGGTCATCACCGACCGCTACATCGACTCCTCGGTGGCCTACCAGGGCGCCGGCCGGGACCTGTCCCCGACCGAGATCGCCCGCATCTCGCGCTGGGCCACGAGTGGCCTCGTACCGAATCTGACCGTGCTGCTCGACGTGTCGCCGGAGACGGCCCGCGAGCGGTTCACGGAGGCGCCGGACCGGCTGGAATCGGAGCCGGCGGAGTTCCACCAGCGGGTGCGGGCCGGATTCCTGACCCTGGCCGCGGCCGACCCCGGGCGCTACCTGGTGGTCGACGCGGGCCAGGACCCGGAGTCGGTCAGCACCGTCGTGCGCCACCGCCTGGACCGGATGCTCCCGCTGTCGGAGGCCGAGGTGGCCGCCCAGGCGGAGGCCCGCCGGCTCGCCATCGAGGAGGCCAAGCGCAAGGCCGAGGAAGAGGCGGCGCGCAAGGCCGAGGAAGCCCGGCTGCTGGCCGAGGAAGAGGCACGCAAGGCCCGCGAGGCGGAAGAGGCCCGGATCGCGGCCGAGGCCGAGGCCGCCCGCAAGGAGCGCGAGGAGCGGCTGCGCGCCGAGGAGGAGGCCCGCGCGCGGGCCGAGGCCGAGCGACTGCGGCTGGAGGCCGAGGAGAAGGCCCGCGCGGTGGAGGCCGAGCGGCTGCGCAAGCAGGCGGAGGAAGAGGCCCGGCTGCACGCCGAGGCCGAGGAGCGGCGGCTGGAGAAGCAGCGGCGGGCCGAGGAGGCCCTGCTGAAGGCCGAGGAGGCGCGGCGGCTGGCCGAGGCCTCGGCGGCGGAGGCGGCGGCGAAGTCCGCTGCGGCTGCGGCGGCTGCTGCCTCGGCCGCGGCTGCGGCTCCGGCGGCCGCTGCGGCTGCCCCGGCGGCCCCTGCGGCTCCCGCGGCTGCCCCGGCGGCTTCCGGCGCTTCCGCGCCCAAGGCCGATCTGCGCAAGGACCCGCGCCACGACGAGGCCGTGACGATCGAGACTCCGGTCGTCAGGCGGGTCGTGCAGCCGGACGACGTCACCCAGACGGTCCCGGTCCCGAAGGCCGATCCGGCGGCGGGTCCGGCGGACGAGACGGCTGTGCTGCCGCCCGTCCGGGCGACGGGTCCCGCGGACGAGACGGCGGTCCTGCCGCCCGTACGCCCCACGGGTGCGGACGAGGCCGCGGCGACGCGGCCGGCGGCGCCCAGGGGTTCGTACTCCGCGTCGCGGCCCACGGCACAGCGCCCCGAGGAGAACCCGGCCGACCGGGTCCCGCCGGGCATCTTCCGCGACTCCGGCAACGACGCGACCCGGGAACTGCCGCTCCCCGCCGAGGACGGCAGGCCGCGACGGCCCCGCTCGGACTGGGCGGAGGAGACTCCGCTGGACGATCTGCCGACCCTGGCGGACGAACTGCTGGGACGGCGCCGGGACGACGAGGACGAGCAGGGCCGGGGGCCGCGCCGCCGCTGA